From one Leptospira licerasiae serovar Varillal str. VAR 010 genomic stretch:
- a CDS encoding jacalin-like lectin, whose amino-acid sequence MKIEQGKKRIPLLLGILWFLFNCNGEKVINTESLLGLIQKPDQTKIGANYSDLTVINTVNGTGTFSLLAYNVAGLLEPFSSSNPSENTPYIGPLMTPFDLVQVQEDFNYHASLYANDVHPYRSATSGGMGIGDGLNTLSYFPFSDFERVDWDACNGTDCLTPKGFTLARHTITPGVFLDVYNLHTNASTEEPDLAARRSNVLQILNFIESNSAGNAVIVMGDTNTRYTRSGDNIREFINHGFTDVWIQLIRGGSYPTQGADALTDCDGHRTSASCEVVDKIFYRGNSYISLSPSSYLIEEQRFVHPVTGAMLSDHYAVSSTFNYSLLRNLVFSDTFGGPHGTAFNDVNSLPSSPSVSKLSLRSGSRVDAVSLQLTNGTVLNHGGTGGSLQTLTLGSGEYLDQVKLCSGQKNGHTRIFYAQFHTNLARSLTGGSTTSSCTTYAAPNGWGIVGFHGRSGDEVDKLGVIFAPIL is encoded by the coding sequence ATGAAAATCGAACAAGGCAAAAAGAGGATTCCCCTCTTGTTAGGGATCTTATGGTTCCTATTCAATTGTAACGGGGAAAAGGTCATAAACACGGAAAGTTTACTGGGATTGATCCAGAAACCGGACCAAACGAAAATTGGCGCAAACTATTCGGACCTTACAGTGATTAATACTGTGAATGGAACCGGAACATTCTCTCTGCTCGCTTATAATGTGGCTGGATTATTGGAACCTTTTTCCAGTTCGAATCCGAGTGAGAATACTCCTTATATAGGACCTTTGATGACACCATTCGATCTGGTCCAAGTCCAGGAAGATTTTAATTATCACGCAAGTCTCTATGCAAACGATGTGCATCCTTATAGATCCGCCACAAGCGGAGGAATGGGGATAGGTGACGGTTTGAATACTCTCTCATATTTTCCATTTTCAGATTTTGAAAGAGTGGATTGGGACGCTTGTAACGGAACCGATTGTCTTACGCCTAAAGGTTTTACATTGGCAAGGCATACGATAACCCCGGGAGTGTTTTTGGACGTATATAATTTACATACAAACGCAAGCACGGAAGAACCGGATCTAGCTGCAAGAAGATCGAATGTATTACAAATTTTGAATTTTATAGAATCTAATTCCGCAGGTAATGCGGTAATTGTGATGGGAGATACAAATACAAGATACACCAGATCAGGAGACAATATCAGAGAATTTATCAATCATGGATTCACCGACGTTTGGATCCAATTGATAAGAGGGGGATCTTATCCAACACAAGGAGCGGATGCTTTGACTGATTGTGATGGTCATCGAACTAGCGCTAGTTGTGAAGTTGTGGATAAAATTTTCTATCGTGGGAATTCCTATATTTCCTTATCTCCTAGTTCTTATTTGATTGAAGAGCAAAGATTCGTACATCCTGTTACGGGAGCTATGCTTTCAGATCATTACGCAGTTTCTTCTACGTTCAATTATTCACTTTTACGAAACCTTGTATTTAGCGATACATTCGGTGGGCCGCACGGAACTGCATTCAACGATGTCAATTCTCTACCATCTTCTCCCAGTGTATCCAAGTTAAGTCTGAGATCCGGGTCCAGAGTAGATGCGGTTTCTTTACAATTAACGAATGGAACGGTTTTAAACCACGGCGGAACAGGAGGAAGTTTACAAACTTTGACACTCGGGTCCGGGGAATACTTAGACCAGGTAAAACTTTGTAGCGGTCAAAAAAACGGTCACACCCGTATATTTTACGCACAATTCCATACCAACTTAGCAAGATCCCTTACAGGCGGATCCACTACATCTTCCTGCACTACATACGCAGCGCCTAACGGTTGGGGGATTGTCGGATTTCATGGAAGAAGTGGAGACGAAGTTGATAAATTGGGTGTGATCTTTGCGCCGATCCTATAA
- a CDS encoding TPM domain-containing protein, translating to MSKNPSLTERLIRNLFAGFLDLFRIGNGPLSGFTLLRKYFSPKDLREITAAVADSEKTHRGELKVAVETKIPLFQIFSGKTARDRALEMFSFLKVWDTEENTGILIYILLSEKKIVTLADRGIYKKIGQERLNLISSKIGEGFKSGAPKDAILTGIKELTQELSKYFPAGKKNPNEIPNEPYIS from the coding sequence ATGAGCAAAAATCCTTCTTTAACCGAAAGACTGATACGCAATCTTTTTGCAGGATTCCTAGATCTATTTAGGATTGGGAACGGACCTCTATCAGGTTTTACTTTATTAAGAAAATATTTTAGTCCTAAAGATCTGCGAGAGATCACAGCTGCGGTTGCGGATTCCGAAAAAACTCACAGAGGGGAATTAAAAGTCGCAGTCGAAACAAAGATCCCACTTTTCCAAATATTCTCCGGAAAGACCGCGAGGGACAGAGCATTAGAGATGTTCTCTTTTTTGAAAGTGTGGGACACGGAAGAAAATACCGGAATACTGATCTATATACTTCTTTCCGAAAAGAAAATCGTAACTTTGGCGGATCGTGGTATTTACAAAAAGATAGGACAGGAAAGATTAAATCTGATCTCTTCTAAAATAGGAGAAGGTTTTAAGTCAGGGGCTCCTAAGGATGCTATCCTCACAGGTATCAAAGAGCTAACCCAAGAATTAAGCAAATATTTCCCGGCCGGTAAGAAAAACCCGAACGAGATCCCGAACGAACCTTATATAAGCTGA
- a CDS encoding TPM domain-containing protein, protein MRRLFFLPILLFCTGIFADQIPIPKLVHRVTDLTSTLSEEEVSSLENKLKTFEKRKGSQVVLVIVPTTGDETIEQYSIRLAEDWKIGRKGIADGVIFLVAKDDRKMRFEIGRGLEGAIPDVISKRIQLEYIRPLFKEGKYYKGIDQGIDKILGLIDGEQLPEPSSTSYESSSSEAEDDQFGLYIGALIVIGVVIGFLFKKLFSLLQAGLATYIGYWVGGLLGFSLEVMLPLLVIFFILLCIIYIAAKNPGSGGGGWSGGSWSSYGSGDSGWSSSSSSDSFSGGGGDFSGGGSSSDW, encoded by the coding sequence ATGAGAAGGTTGTTCTTTCTTCCAATTTTACTATTCTGTACCGGGATTTTCGCGGACCAGATCCCTATCCCCAAATTGGTACATAGAGTCACCGATCTGACTTCCACACTAAGCGAAGAAGAAGTTTCGAGTTTAGAAAATAAACTTAAAACATTCGAAAAACGTAAAGGAAGTCAGGTTGTTCTGGTAATCGTCCCAACTACCGGCGACGAAACCATAGAACAGTATTCTATCCGCCTTGCTGAGGATTGGAAAATAGGAAGAAAGGGTATAGCCGACGGGGTCATTTTCCTGGTAGCTAAAGACGATCGTAAAATGCGTTTCGAGATCGGACGAGGCTTAGAAGGAGCAATACCTGACGTAATTAGCAAAAGAATACAGTTAGAATACATTAGGCCATTATTTAAAGAAGGTAAGTATTACAAAGGGATCGATCAAGGGATCGATAAGATACTCGGGTTAATAGATGGAGAACAACTTCCGGAACCAAGCTCAACAAGTTACGAATCGTCTAGCTCGGAAGCAGAAGACGATCAATTCGGACTTTATATCGGAGCCTTGATCGTAATAGGGGTCGTAATAGGATTCTTATTCAAAAAATTGTTCAGCCTACTCCAGGCTGGACTCGCCACATATATTGGATATTGGGTGGGAGGTTTATTAGGTTTTTCCCTAGAAGTAATGCTTCCACTTTTGGTGATCTTCTTTATACTACTTTGTATCATCTATATCGCTGCAAAAAATCCCGGTTCCGGAGGCGGAGGATGGTCCGGAGGTTCCTGGAGTTCCTATGGTTCCGGCGATTCTGGTTGGAGTTCCTCTTCTTCAAGCGATTCTTTTAGCGGAGGTGGAGGAGATTTCAGCGGTGGAGGATCCTCTTCGGATTGGTAA
- a CDS encoding DUF4349 domain-containing protein — protein sequence MFRFLTSILIVSLLFVCKAENSKKQSEELSDLRSRSAAAPMPSADEQPMQEAEKKLTGKAGEREETPEDQIKTFATPKIGNLKIGRLLEYKVDLNFETKDFISARKFLLELSGKYGFVQSESLQNWGGDTEPSMTAVIHVKSSDLYQVLMELEKIGTLTSENIQVEDHTENYTLEQIHAKREKIRIARRTELGNRSTPKNAAEIEELLGQSEDSADSAEFEKWKIMDRVNWAKISIHMYGPKKPKAIEVPSFGDAFIDLASIGLKLILSLIYIIPLALIAAGIFYLIKYVKNRLK from the coding sequence ATGTTTCGCTTTTTAACATCAATCTTAATCGTATCCTTACTTTTCGTCTGCAAGGCCGAAAATTCGAAAAAACAATCAGAAGAACTTTCGGACTTACGTTCTAGATCCGCGGCGGCACCTATGCCTTCTGCAGATGAACAACCGATGCAAGAAGCCGAGAAAAAACTTACCGGCAAAGCGGGAGAAAGGGAAGAAACACCCGAGGACCAGATAAAAACCTTTGCCACTCCTAAGATCGGAAACCTGAAGATAGGTCGACTTCTAGAGTATAAAGTAGATCTAAATTTCGAAACCAAGGATTTTATCTCAGCTCGGAAATTCCTGTTGGAACTTTCAGGCAAGTATGGATTCGTTCAAAGTGAAAGTCTTCAGAATTGGGGAGGAGATACAGAGCCAAGTATGACTGCGGTCATTCATGTAAAGTCTTCCGACCTATATCAAGTTTTAATGGAATTGGAGAAGATAGGTACCCTCACTTCCGAAAATATCCAAGTAGAAGATCATACCGAAAATTATACATTAGAACAGATCCATGCCAAAAGAGAGAAGATCAGGATAGCAAGAAGAACGGAACTTGGCAACAGATCCACGCCAAAAAATGCAGCGGAGATCGAAGAACTATTGGGGCAATCCGAGGACTCTGCCGACTCGGCTGAATTCGAAAAGTGGAAAATTATGGATCGTGTCAATTGGGCAAAGATCAGCATTCATATGTACGGTCCTAAAAAGCCGAAAGCGATAGAAGTTCCTAGTTTTGGGGATGCGTTTATCGATCTGGCAAGTATTGGGCTAAAACTGATACTTTCTTTGATCTATATTATTCCTTTAGCTTTGATTGCCGCGGGGATTTTCTACCTGATCAAATATGTGAAGAATCGTTTAAAATAA
- a CDS encoding SufE family protein: MPTLEEVQKEIIAEFSEAADWEERYQMLIEIGDELPVLAPELKTEDRLVPGCQSRVWVVPEEKEGKLFIQADSDSAITKGMIALLLRVFSGRTKEEIKSASLEFLKEIGLDKHLSMSRRNGLYSMVNKIRSF; this comes from the coding sequence ATGCCGACTCTGGAAGAAGTTCAAAAAGAAATTATCGCCGAGTTCTCGGAAGCAGCTGACTGGGAAGAAAGATACCAAATGCTGATCGAGATAGGGGACGAGCTTCCAGTTTTAGCTCCCGAATTGAAAACGGAAGATAGATTGGTCCCAGGCTGCCAGTCTAGGGTTTGGGTTGTCCCGGAAGAAAAAGAAGGTAAATTGTTTATCCAGGCGGATAGTGATTCAGCGATCACAAAAGGAATGATCGCTTTACTCTTAAGGGTTTTTTCCGGAAGAACAAAAGAAGAGATCAAGTCCGCATCTTTGGAGTTCCTAAAAGAGATCGGTCTGGACAAACATCTTTCCATGAGCCGTAGAAACGGTCTCTATTCCATGGTAAATAAAATTAGAAGTTTCTAA
- a CDS encoding LemA family protein, with protein sequence MSQGDFFRIRKSFLIGFTGLILFFVNSCGYNTIQVQDEQVKAAWSEVINMYQRRADLIPNLVNTVKGYAAQEKEVLIEVTKARASVGSVQATPEILNNPELFAKFNQAQGQMTSALSRLMVVVEKYPDLKSDKSFIGLQAQLEGTENRIAVARNRYITSVQEYNITVRTFPNVITAKIFGYDVKPNFSVENEKEISKPPQVQF encoded by the coding sequence ATGTCCCAAGGCGATTTTTTTCGGATCCGTAAAAGTTTTCTGATCGGTTTTACCGGTCTGATCTTGTTTTTCGTAAACTCATGCGGGTATAACACGATCCAAGTCCAAGACGAACAGGTAAAAGCCGCCTGGTCGGAAGTAATCAATATGTACCAGAGAAGAGCGGATCTTATCCCTAACCTGGTCAACACGGTCAAAGGATACGCCGCTCAAGAAAAAGAAGTGCTGATCGAGGTTACCAAGGCTAGAGCAAGCGTAGGTTCCGTCCAAGCAACACCTGAAATATTAAATAATCCTGAACTATTTGCAAAATTCAATCAGGCACAAGGACAAATGACCTCTGCACTATCCAGATTAATGGTAGTAGTGGAAAAATATCCGGATCTAAAATCGGACAAAAGTTTTATTGGACTACAAGCCCAGTTAGAAGGTACCGAAAATAGGATCGCAGTTGCGAGAAACCGTTACATCACTTCAGTCCAAGAATACAATATCACAGTCAGAACATTTCCAAACGTGATCACGGCTAAAATTTTCGGTTACGATGTAAAACCGAATTTCAGCGTAGAGAACGAAAAGGAAATTTCTAAACCTCCTCAAGTCCAATTCTAA